From the Candidatus Atribacteria bacterium ADurb.Bin276 genome, one window contains:
- the xylG_1 gene encoding Xylose import ATP-binding protein XylG has product MIEIVRTLLDKTNLIVLDEPTATLTNAETQLLFQAIRTLKDQGVTFVYVSHRIDEIFEVADSVTVLRNGKVMKTLPIHEAKKSDIVSLMAGETVLSTFPPPPPIGFSPTVLSVQLLTVPREQIKNINFSLRKGEILGIFGLVGAGQGELVETLFGMHVPFSGTILIDGEKVNIQNPRSAIQNGILLVPGDRLLQGLIFPFNVRENITLPMLWRFRKNWLFPIPDRRKENKLVGEMITNLNIRTSGGEQNVATLSGGNQQKVVLSKWIGYGAKVLLCNEPTLGVDVVSRREIYRFLYDLARQGTGIIVCSADIEEILAISHRIGVMNHGELVDIFPNENITKTDILSRSCLRNETE; this is encoded by the coding sequence ATGATCGAAATTGTCCGAACACTTCTGGATAAAACCAATTTAATTGTATTGGATGAACCTACAGCGACACTAACTAACGCAGAAACTCAACTCTTATTTCAAGCCATCCGGACTCTAAAAGACCAGGGAGTCACATTTGTATATGTTTCCCATCGCATTGACGAAATATTTGAAGTTGCTGATTCGGTGACTGTATTACGGAATGGAAAGGTTATGAAAACCCTCCCCATTCACGAAGCGAAAAAATCGGATATCGTTTCTTTGATGGCTGGAGAAACAGTATTAAGCACATTTCCACCGCCTCCTCCAATTGGATTTTCGCCAACTGTTTTATCGGTTCAATTGCTCACCGTTCCACGGGAACAAATAAAAAATATCAATTTCTCTCTAAGGAAAGGTGAAATACTGGGAATATTTGGATTGGTTGGTGCTGGACAAGGTGAATTGGTCGAAACATTGTTTGGAATGCATGTTCCTTTTTCGGGAACCATTTTGATCGATGGAGAAAAAGTAAACATACAAAATCCCCGATCTGCAATACAAAATGGAATTCTACTCGTTCCCGGAGATCGACTTCTCCAAGGTCTCATTTTTCCCTTCAATGTGAGAGAAAATATCACCTTACCTATGTTATGGCGGTTTCGAAAGAATTGGCTTTTTCCGATTCCCGATCGAAGAAAAGAAAATAAGCTGGTTGGTGAAATGATAACTAACTTAAATATACGAACATCGGGAGGGGAACAAAATGTGGCCACACTGAGTGGAGGAAACCAGCAGAAGGTCGTCTTATCCAAGTGGATTGGATATGGTGCTAAGGTCTTATTGTGTAATGAACCGACACTTGGAGTCGATGTTGTTTCGAGGAGAGAAATTTACCGTTTTCTCTATGATCTTGCCCGACAGGGTACGGGAATCATTGTCTGTTCAGCAGACATTGAGGAAATATTAGCAATCAGCCACCGTATTGGGGTCATGAACCATGGAGAACTCGTTGATATATTTCCCAATGAAAATATCACCAAAACTGATATTTTATCTCGGAGCTGTTTAAGGAATGAAACAGAATGA